In the Bifidobacterium catenulatum PV20-2 genome, one interval contains:
- a CDS encoding Sir2 family NAD-dependent protein deacetylase: protein MSKKIAVLTGAGISTSAGIPDFRGPDGVWTKHPEQTKVYDIDAFLANEEDRKYSWRWQKESPVWNTQPGTAHKALVKLEQAGLLTLLATQNFDALHEKAGNSSDVIVNLHGTIGTSHCMKCHAKYDTADIMANLDNEPDPHCHRRLPYSGNMPCNGLIKTDVVYFGEALPDGALEKSYRLATQADELWVIGSTLEVMPAASIVPIAAQAGVPITIMNMGRTQYDRLADRLIHDDIAVALPQLVDETIAAAQ, encoded by the coding sequence ATGAGCAAAAAGATCGCAGTATTGACAGGGGCGGGGATTTCCACGTCCGCAGGTATTCCCGACTTCCGCGGGCCGGACGGCGTCTGGACCAAGCACCCTGAACAAACGAAAGTGTATGACATCGACGCATTCCTCGCCAATGAAGAAGACCGCAAGTATTCCTGGCGTTGGCAGAAGGAATCACCCGTATGGAACACGCAGCCGGGCACCGCGCATAAGGCGCTCGTCAAACTGGAACAGGCTGGACTGCTAACACTGCTCGCCACACAGAATTTCGACGCGCTGCACGAAAAAGCAGGCAATAGCAGCGACGTCATCGTCAATCTGCATGGCACCATCGGTACCTCGCACTGCATGAAATGCCATGCAAAATACGACACCGCCGACATCATGGCGAATCTCGACAACGAACCAGACCCGCACTGCCATCGCAGACTACCGTACAGCGGCAACATGCCATGCAACGGACTCATCAAAACCGACGTGGTCTATTTCGGCGAAGCACTGCCGGACGGCGCGCTCGAAAAATCGTATCGCCTTGCGACGCAAGCCGACGAACTGTGGGTCATAGGATCCACACTGGAAGTCATGCCCGCGGCAAGCATCGTGCCTATTGCCGCGCAGGCAGGAGTGCCGATCACCATCATGAACATGGGACGCACGCAATATGACCGCTTGGCGGACCGGCTGATCCACGACGATATCGCCGTCGCCCTGCCCCAACTCGTCGACGAAACCATCGCCGCCGCACAATAA
- a CDS encoding ATP-binding protein gives MTENSNQQVKPQGYRPRIVDQQIERYMRIFGAVEIAGTKWCGKTWSARQHAASITYVDRGNNLMAAQSDPSLMLLGERPHVIDEWQLVPPIWDEVRHKVDDEPGEKGQWLLTGSSTPMHDKRPKHTGAGRIGHVRMSPMSLFESGDSTGEVSLSSLFEGDFNPAKVETPTERLFDFVCRGGWPEAQNLPVSDAQILIREYAHLTLNEGVSRQGRDPEVARRLLRSLSRNVSQSVTFKTLGLDMYGAELDLDSDVADKQNDSQKKDLHKDLEDFISPRTISEYVAMFERMFVIDGVPGWVPPSRSPKRLQTKPRRYFADPSIAAAVLGVNPRALLEDWQTFGFLFENLCVRDLLVYARALPDIGDEPVRYYHDDSGLECDAIIELTDGRWAGIEIKSSQSKVDDAAKNLLRLREKLLKNPQSRVRAPEFLSVLVGVGDFAYQREDGIYVIPITALGA, from the coding sequence ATGACGGAAAATAGCAATCAGCAGGTCAAGCCGCAAGGTTATCGCCCGCGTATTGTCGATCAGCAGATCGAACGCTACATGCGCATTTTCGGTGCCGTCGAAATCGCAGGAACGAAATGGTGCGGCAAAACGTGGTCCGCACGTCAGCATGCGGCAAGTATTACTTATGTTGACCGCGGTAACAATCTTATGGCCGCGCAATCCGATCCGTCGCTAATGCTGTTGGGTGAACGTCCGCATGTTATTGACGAGTGGCAGCTGGTTCCGCCCATTTGGGATGAGGTGCGCCACAAGGTTGACGACGAGCCGGGGGAGAAGGGGCAATGGCTGCTGACCGGTTCTTCCACGCCCATGCATGACAAGCGCCCGAAGCATACGGGCGCTGGGCGTATCGGGCATGTTCGCATGAGTCCGATGTCGCTTTTCGAAAGTGGCGATTCCACGGGCGAAGTGAGTTTGTCATCCTTGTTTGAAGGCGATTTCAACCCTGCGAAAGTGGAGACGCCAACGGAGCGTCTGTTCGATTTTGTGTGCAGAGGGGGATGGCCGGAAGCGCAGAATCTGCCGGTTTCCGATGCGCAGATCCTCATTCGTGAATATGCGCACCTGACGCTGAACGAAGGGGTGTCTAGGCAGGGGCGCGATCCTGAAGTTGCTCGCCGTCTTTTGCGTTCTTTGTCTCGCAATGTGAGTCAGTCCGTCACGTTCAAAACGCTTGGTTTGGATATGTATGGTGCCGAGTTGGATTTGGATTCCGATGTCGCGGACAAACAGAATGATTCCCAGAAGAAAGACCTTCATAAAGACCTTGAAGATTTCATTTCTCCAAGAACGATTAGCGAATATGTGGCCATGTTCGAGCGCATGTTTGTGATTGATGGCGTGCCCGGTTGGGTGCCTCCGTCACGTTCTCCGAAGCGTTTGCAGACTAAGCCTCGCCGTTATTTCGCCGATCCTTCCATCGCGGCCGCCGTGCTTGGCGTGAATCCGCGTGCTTTGCTTGAGGATTGGCAGACGTTCGGTTTCCTTTTTGAAAACTTGTGCGTGCGTGACCTGCTGGTGTATGCCCGTGCGCTGCCTGATATTGGTGATGAGCCGGTCCGGTATTATCACGATGATTCCGGTTTGGAATGCGATGCCATTATTGAGTTGACTGATGGTCGTTGGGCTGGCATTGAAATCAAGTCCAGTCAAAGCAAGGTTGACGATGCTGCGAAGAATCTGCTTCGTTTGCGTGAGAAGTTGCTGAAGAATCCGCAGTCTCGAGTGCGTGCTCCGGAATTTTTGTCGGTGCTTGTTGGCGTGGGAGATTTCGCCTACCAACGCGAAGATGGCATCTACGTGATTCCCATTACTGCGTTGGGTGCATGA
- the ilvA gene encoding threonine ammonia-lyase — MEQNEVLKALQRNHAAELKLAAERLKGTARHTEVIPSKVLSDMTGHEILLKPENLQVTGSFKIRGAYNKIASLSDEQLARGIVTASAGNHAQGVAYAARERGAKATICMPQITPPLKVDATKAYGADVVLYGEVFDESAARAQELSDKEGMIYVPPFDDYEVLCGQGTIGLEILEDVPNVTDVVVPLGGGGLGAGVALAIKTFKPEVRVIGAIPEGSPAWKNSLAAGHVVAADQVRTSAEGVAVKRPGDLTFALLNEFLDDIVTVTERDINEMILLMLEKHKLVVEAAGAVSLAALEHLNLRSRKFAEAKGPHVVVPILSGGNEDTVSISAVIQKGMIARGRIMNFEVELPDTPGQLVKVATILAEQRANVIALDHDQFKASSHYTDSVSLGVTVETNGPEHIDRILDAMRAAGFQPKRIY, encoded by the coding sequence ATGGAACAAAACGAGGTTCTCAAAGCATTGCAGCGCAATCACGCAGCTGAACTGAAACTAGCCGCCGAACGATTGAAGGGCACTGCACGCCATACGGAAGTCATTCCGTCCAAGGTGCTGTCCGACATGACCGGACATGAGATTCTGCTCAAGCCTGAGAATCTCCAAGTTACCGGATCGTTCAAGATTCGCGGCGCGTACAACAAGATCGCATCCCTGAGCGACGAGCAGCTTGCTCGCGGCATTGTCACCGCTTCCGCAGGCAACCATGCGCAGGGTGTGGCATATGCGGCTCGCGAACGTGGCGCGAAGGCAACGATCTGCATGCCGCAGATCACTCCGCCGCTGAAGGTCGACGCCACCAAGGCGTACGGCGCAGACGTGGTGCTGTACGGCGAAGTATTTGACGAATCAGCAGCCCGCGCCCAGGAATTGAGCGACAAGGAAGGCATGATTTACGTGCCGCCATTCGACGATTACGAGGTGCTGTGCGGTCAAGGCACTATTGGTCTCGAGATCCTCGAAGACGTGCCGAACGTTACCGATGTGGTCGTGCCGCTGGGTGGTGGCGGCCTCGGTGCCGGCGTGGCACTTGCCATCAAGACGTTCAAGCCAGAAGTGCGCGTGATTGGTGCGATTCCGGAAGGCAGCCCCGCGTGGAAGAACTCGCTGGCCGCTGGTCATGTGGTCGCCGCCGACCAGGTGCGTACGTCCGCCGAAGGCGTTGCCGTGAAGCGTCCGGGCGATCTTACGTTCGCGCTGCTCAACGAATTCCTTGATGACATCGTCACCGTGACCGAGCGTGACATCAACGAGATGATCCTGCTCATGCTCGAAAAGCACAAGCTGGTTGTCGAGGCTGCTGGCGCCGTGTCTCTGGCTGCGCTTGAGCATCTCAACCTGCGCTCACGCAAGTTCGCCGAGGCGAAGGGTCCGCATGTGGTGGTGCCGATTCTTTCTGGCGGCAATGAGGACACCGTTTCCATCAGTGCGGTGATTCAGAAGGGCATGATCGCCCGCGGTCGCATCATGAATTTCGAGGTCGAGCTTCCGGACACCCCGGGCCAGCTTGTCAAGGTGGCTACGATTCTGGCCGAGCAGCGCGCCAACGTCATCGCGCTTGACCATGACCAGTTCAAGGCCTCCAGCCATTACACCGATTCGGTTTCCTTGGGCGTTACCGTCGAGACCAACGGTCCCGAGCACATCGACCGCATCCTTGACGCGATGCGCGCGGCCGGTTTCCAGCCCAAGCGCATCTACTGA
- a CDS encoding alpha-glucosidase, whose amino-acid sequence MTDFNRSVLPDAVRSNGATPNPWWANAVVYQIYPRSFQDTNGDGVGDLKGITSRLDYLADLGVDVLWLSPVYRSPQDDNGYDISDYQDIDPLFGTLEDMDELLAEAHRRGLKIVMDLVVNHTSDEHAWFQASRDKDDPHADWYWWRPARPGHEPGAPGAEPNRWGSYFGGSAWQYDPKRGEYYLHQYSRKQPDLNWENPEVRKAVYRMMNWWMDRGIDGFRMDVITQVSKTADKNGKLPGEDGCEIEDYPVGEEGYSSPFPWCSDGPRIDEFLAEMRREVFEGREGYMNVGEAPGITPARNEFITDPAHRELDMLFLFDHVGIDQEDSKWNTVPFEVRNLRARLADQQEAVKHAGWASLFFCNHDQPRVVSRWGDDTDRESRELSAKAFGMLLHMHRGTPYIYEGEELGMTNAHFTELGQYRDLEAINAYRQRVEEAKCQSPESMMAALALIGRDNSRTPMQWDASRYAGFTAPDAAVEPWIGVNPNHVEINAAEEFDDPDSVYTFYKKLIAMRHNNATVATGEWDLVAADSEQVYSFTRTSGDDTILVMVNLSDRTAQVPAEVAQLLEDGVGESQVLLSTYDAVHGVKSIARGELARWEGVVIQL is encoded by the coding sequence ATGACTGATTTCAATCGTTCCGTCCTTCCCGACGCCGTGCGTTCCAACGGCGCTACCCCGAACCCTTGGTGGGCCAACGCGGTGGTCTACCAGATCTATCCGCGTTCCTTCCAGGACACGAACGGCGACGGCGTCGGCGACCTGAAGGGCATCACCAGCCGTCTCGATTATTTGGCCGACCTCGGCGTGGACGTGCTGTGGCTGTCCCCGGTCTACAGGTCGCCGCAGGACGACAACGGCTACGACATCTCCGACTATCAGGACATCGACCCGCTGTTCGGCACGTTGGAGGACATGGACGAGCTGCTTGCCGAGGCGCACAGGCGCGGTCTGAAGATCGTGATGGATTTGGTGGTCAACCACACGTCCGACGAGCATGCCTGGTTCCAGGCCTCCCGCGACAAGGACGATCCGCATGCCGACTGGTATTGGTGGCGTCCGGCCAGGCCGGGCCATGAGCCGGGCGCTCCGGGTGCCGAGCCGAACCGGTGGGGTTCGTATTTCGGCGGTTCCGCTTGGCAGTACGATCCGAAGCGCGGCGAATACTATCTCCACCAGTATTCCAGGAAGCAGCCGGATTTGAATTGGGAGAATCCGGAGGTGCGCAAGGCCGTCTACAGGATGATGAATTGGTGGATGGACCGCGGCATTGACGGCTTCCGTATGGATGTGATCACGCAGGTTTCGAAGACTGCTGATAAGAACGGCAAGCTGCCGGGAGAAGACGGCTGCGAGATTGAGGATTATCCGGTTGGTGAGGAAGGCTATTCCAGCCCGTTCCCATGGTGCTCCGACGGTCCGCGCATCGACGAGTTCCTTGCCGAAATGCGCCGCGAAGTGTTCGAAGGCCGCGAAGGCTACATGAACGTCGGCGAAGCGCCGGGCATCACTCCGGCCCGCAACGAGTTCATCACCGATCCGGCCCACAGGGAGCTTGATATGCTGTTCCTCTTCGACCACGTGGGCATCGACCAGGAAGATTCCAAGTGGAACACCGTGCCGTTCGAAGTCAGGAACCTGCGCGCCCGTCTCGCCGACCAGCAGGAGGCCGTGAAGCACGCCGGCTGGGCCAGCCTGTTCTTCTGCAACCACGACCAGCCGCGCGTCGTGTCCCGTTGGGGCGATGACACGGACCGCGAGTCGCGCGAGCTGAGCGCCAAGGCGTTCGGCATGCTGCTGCACATGCACCGCGGCACCCCGTACATCTACGAGGGCGAGGAGCTGGGCATGACCAACGCCCATTTCACCGAGCTTGGCCAGTACCGCGATCTGGAGGCCATCAACGCCTACCGCCAGCGCGTGGAGGAGGCCAAATGCCAGTCTCCGGAATCGATGATGGCGGCCCTCGCGCTCATCGGACGCGACAATTCGCGCACTCCGATGCAGTGGGACGCCTCCAGGTACGCCGGCTTCACCGCGCCGGACGCGGCGGTGGAACCGTGGATCGGCGTGAATCCGAATCATGTCGAGATCAACGCAGCCGAGGAATTCGACGATCCTGATTCCGTGTACACGTTCTACAAGAAGCTCATCGCCATGCGCCACAATAACGCGACCGTCGCGACGGGCGAATGGGATCTGGTTGCGGCGGACAGCGAGCAGGTGTATTCCTTCACGCGTACCAGCGGCGACGATACGATTCTCGTCATGGTCAATCTCTCCGATAGGACGGCGCAGGTGCCTGCTGAGGTCGCGCAACTGCTTGAGGATGGCGTGGGCGAGTCGCAGGTACTGCTCAGCACCTATGATGCCGTGCATGGCGTGAAGTCGATCGCTCGCGGCGAGCTCGCTCGCTGGGAGGGGGTCGTGATCCAGCTCTGA